In one Cloacibacillus porcorum genomic region, the following are encoded:
- the rpmF gene encoding 50S ribosomal protein L32: MATPKRRVSHARTHNRKAHWLGELEAPSLTACKHCGEMIQTYRACPACGYYKGRQVVKIAEEKTTD, encoded by the coding sequence ATGGCAACACCTAAGAGGCGAGTATCCCATGCCCGCACACACAACCGTAAGGCACATTGGCTCGGTGAGCTCGAGGCCCCCAGCCTTACGGCCTGTAAGCATTGCGGCGAAATGATCCAGACCTACCGCGCCTGCCCGGCGTGCGGCTACTATAAAGGCCGCCAGGTCGTCAAGATCGCTGAAGAAAAGACGACAGATTAA
- a CDS encoding YceD family protein, protein MEKYLEEAPKSWKYRLVLAAVPKDGAPYEDSFSVHIDRPVSYWDQIYTFLSDPQVRVDAYRSEGRVLVTVSLRTEVSVPCARCLEPARTEVGGELRYIFSLRRDEQQREKAEESKDGEEEIIILDSWEDEIDLGQLIWEVLITALPGAVLCSPDCLGLCPQCGANLNLGPCGCKKESRDPRFDVLRNFVEDSGK, encoded by the coding sequence ATGGAAAAATATCTGGAAGAGGCTCCCAAAAGCTGGAAGTACCGGCTCGTACTCGCCGCCGTTCCCAAAGACGGCGCTCCGTACGAGGACAGCTTTTCTGTGCATATTGACAGGCCGGTGAGCTACTGGGACCAGATATACACATTCCTCTCCGACCCGCAGGTGCGGGTGGATGCTTACCGTTCGGAGGGGCGCGTGCTTGTCACCGTCTCCCTTCGGACGGAGGTCAGCGTGCCCTGCGCGCGCTGCCTTGAGCCTGCCCGTACCGAGGTTGGCGGAGAGCTGCGGTACATTTTCTCCCTGCGCCGCGACGAGCAGCAGCGGGAAAAGGCGGAGGAAAGCAAAGACGGAGAAGAGGAGATCATCATCCTTGATTCATGGGAGGACGAGATCGATCTGGGACAGCTCATCTGGGAGGTCCTCATCACCGCGCTGCCCGGCGCGGTCCTCTGCTCGCCGGACTGCCTGGGGTTATGTCCCCAGTGCGGCGCGAACCTCAACCTGGGGCCCTGCGGATGCAAAAAGGAGAGCCGCGACCCGCGCTTCGATGTTTTGAGAAATTTTGTGGAAGATAGCGGTAAATAG
- the plsX gene encoding phosphate acyltransferase PlsX, with amino-acid sequence MLIALDAMGGDHAPEEPCKGAILACREKPHLSIALVGDSEKIKPLIEKAERNVRSRLNIVHTDEVISGSDSPSLSIRRKKNSSLVVGFEMVRSKEADGIVSSGNTGAIAAGAVLLLGRIPGIDRPGLGAVLPVLNRSTLLMDVGGTVRCKPINLLQFAQMGSIYMKLFQNVENPSIRLLSNGEEMTKGDDVISAARELIESSSLNFQGYAEGKDIPNGVSDVVICDGFTGNVIIKFGEGLGELLKSQFKEEYIHHTLPKIGLFFMWPAMKRVMGRFDWEKYGGSPVLGVNGSVVKVHGRSKANAIAHALTGAANFIERNGVDRIREEIARGVQNGNN; translated from the coding sequence ATGCTGATAGCACTGGATGCAATGGGCGGAGACCACGCGCCCGAGGAACCGTGCAAAGGCGCGATTCTTGCCTGCAGAGAAAAGCCTCACCTCTCGATCGCGCTTGTAGGCGACAGCGAAAAGATAAAGCCGCTCATTGAAAAGGCGGAGAGAAACGTACGTTCCAGGCTTAATATTGTTCATACCGACGAGGTGATAAGCGGCAGCGACTCTCCCTCCCTTTCGATCAGGAGGAAGAAAAACTCCAGCCTCGTAGTAGGGTTTGAAATGGTCCGCTCCAAGGAGGCCGACGGCATCGTCTCCTCCGGCAACACAGGAGCGATCGCGGCGGGCGCGGTGCTCCTTCTCGGGCGCATTCCGGGAATAGACCGCCCGGGGCTTGGCGCGGTGTTACCGGTGCTCAATCGTTCAACGCTGCTTATGGACGTCGGCGGAACGGTACGCTGCAAGCCGATCAACCTGCTGCAGTTTGCGCAGATGGGTTCCATATATATGAAGCTTTTTCAGAATGTTGAAAATCCCTCCATTCGCCTGCTCAGCAACGGCGAGGAGATGACGAAGGGAGACGACGTTATCTCCGCGGCGCGGGAGCTGATAGAGTCCAGCAGCCTTAACTTCCAGGGATACGCGGAGGGCAAGGATATCCCTAACGGCGTATCCGACGTCGTAATCTGCGATGGCTTCACAGGCAACGTGATAATAAAGTTCGGCGAGGGGCTCGGAGAGCTGTTGAAGAGCCAATTTAAAGAGGAATATATACATCACACACTGCCGAAAATAGGACTTTTCTTTATGTGGCCCGCGATGAAACGAGTGATGGGCCGTTTTGACTGGGAGAAATACGGCGGCTCCCCAGTGCTCGGCGTAAACGGAAGCGTTGTCAAGGTACACGGACGCTCCAAAGCAAACGCCATAGCGCATGCCCTTACGGGAGCGGCCAATTTTATAGAACGCAACGGTGTTGACAGAATAAGAGAAGAGATAGCGCGAGGAGTACAAAATGGCAATAATTAA
- a CDS encoding acetate/propionate family kinase yields the protein MKILVLNCGSSSLKYQLIEMDGEKVLAKGLVERIGIEGSRIKHTKTGMDAVTREVPFPNHSAAIKYVLDILVDPELGVLKNLDELYATGHRIVHGGEKFTKSVLVTPEVVKGIEEVIPLAPLHNPANLQGLKAVMDVLPGKPNVVVFDTAFHQTMPPKAFIYGTPYDCYEKDRVRRYGFHGTSHGYVAHRAAEILGKDIKDLKIITCHLGNGSSITAVDGGKSVDTSMGYGTAEGVLMGTRSGNIDPSVMIYLMERYGDAQKVSDIVHKQAGLLGVSGISSDLRDVEEAAANGNERAKIAQDILITGVKKYIGSFAAEMGGVDVVVFTAGIGENGIGFRKEVCEQMEFMGIKIDPEKNNCRGKEVIFSTPDSKVTVMVVPTDEEMAIARDTKRCAEEAK from the coding sequence ATGAAAATTCTTGTTCTCAATTGCGGCAGCTCGTCTTTGAAGTATCAGCTCATCGAAATGGACGGCGAAAAGGTCCTTGCGAAGGGGCTCGTCGAGCGTATCGGTATCGAAGGCTCGCGCATCAAGCACACCAAGACCGGTATGGACGCGGTAACGCGCGAAGTTCCGTTCCCCAACCATTCGGCGGCCATCAAATACGTTCTCGACATCCTCGTCGATCCTGAGCTCGGCGTGCTCAAGAACCTCGACGAGCTTTACGCGACGGGCCACCGTATAGTCCACGGCGGCGAAAAATTCACCAAGTCGGTGCTCGTCACGCCGGAAGTCGTCAAGGGCATCGAAGAGGTCATTCCCCTCGCGCCGCTTCACAATCCTGCCAACCTTCAGGGACTCAAGGCCGTCATGGACGTCCTTCCCGGAAAGCCGAACGTCGTCGTCTTCGACACCGCCTTCCATCAGACGATGCCGCCGAAGGCCTTCATCTACGGTACTCCCTATGACTGCTATGAGAAAGACCGCGTCCGCCGCTACGGTTTCCATGGCACCAGCCACGGTTATGTGGCGCACCGCGCCGCGGAGATCCTCGGCAAGGACATCAAAGACCTTAAGATAATCACCTGCCATCTCGGCAATGGCAGCTCGATCACCGCGGTAGACGGCGGCAAATCGGTCGACACATCGATGGGCTACGGTACGGCGGAGGGCGTCCTGATGGGCACCAGAAGCGGCAATATCGACCCCTCGGTCATGATATACCTCATGGAGCGTTACGGCGACGCGCAGAAGGTCAGCGACATCGTCCACAAGCAGGCGGGGCTCCTCGGCGTCTCCGGCATCTCCAGCGACCTGCGCGACGTTGAAGAGGCGGCGGCCAACGGCAACGAGCGTGCGAAGATCGCGCAGGATATCCTCATCACCGGCGTGAAAAAGTATATCGGTTCCTTCGCGGCCGAGATGGGCGGCGTGGATGTAGTTGTCTTCACCGCCGGCATCGGCGAGAACGGCATCGGTTTCCGTAAAGAGGTCTGCGAGCAGATGGAATTCATGGGCATCAAGATTGATCCTGAGAAGAACAACTGCCGCGGCAAAGAGGTAATCTTCAGCACGCCAGATTCGAAGGTTACTGTGATGGTCGTCCCGACGGACGAGGAGATGGCGATCGCGCGCGACACCAAGAGATGCGCGGAGGAAGCGAAGTAA
- the fapR gene encoding transcription factor FapR, with protein sequence MRSEGRKQRHRQLIKLIESNPLMTDEEISSALGVSLSTVRLDRVLLAIPELRERMRSMAEHATSRLKSLCADEVVGELVGLEPNKWALSMLSTNPEMAFRQTEMVSDYYIYAQAALLAIATIDAEMVVIATARLKYCQPAYLGDKIIARSKVGTHKGNKYVVSVHSRSGDREIFVGRFVVAAIDAHNNEKLGDEIC encoded by the coding sequence ATGCGTTCGGAAGGCAGAAAACAGAGGCACAGGCAGCTTATAAAACTAATAGAGTCAAATCCTCTGATGACGGACGAGGAGATATCCTCGGCGCTTGGCGTCAGTTTAAGCACCGTGCGCCTCGATCGGGTGTTGCTTGCGATTCCCGAGCTGCGCGAGCGGATGCGATCAATGGCGGAGCATGCCACAAGCCGCCTGAAATCGCTCTGCGCGGATGAGGTAGTGGGGGAGCTTGTAGGGCTTGAGCCAAATAAATGGGCCCTTTCAATGCTCTCGACGAATCCGGAGATGGCCTTTCGGCAGACGGAGATGGTCAGCGACTACTATATCTACGCGCAGGCCGCGCTGCTGGCGATCGCGACGATAGACGCGGAAATGGTTGTCATTGCGACGGCGCGCCTCAAATATTGCCAGCCCGCCTACTTGGGAGACAAGATCATCGCCCGCTCGAAGGTCGGCACGCATAAGGGAAACAAATATGTCGTCAGCGTCCATTCGCGCAGCGGCGATAGGGAGATATTTGTCGGACGCTTTGTGGTCGCCGCGATAGACGCTCACAATAACGAAAAATTGGGGGACGAAATATGCTGA
- a CDS encoding beta-ketoacyl-ACP synthase III, whose protein sequence is MAIINGYPVKIAGTGKYIPEKVMTNFDFEKFLDTSDEWIQSRTGIKKRHIAADDERCSDLAYKAGLAALADAGLQPDDLDLIIVATDTPDTYCPCTSAKVQGKLGANNAGAYDVLAGCTGSLTAMLTAIGGVASGVWNNVLVIGAEDFASVLDWNDRSTCILFGDGAGACILTRSEEGGPRFVSGEIVADGNKYDLITIDKEEGTPSPVLRMKGSEVFRFVNTHLPPFLKNFCEKSGVTPAEVDFWVLHQANTRIIDGLFKRLGVSTDRTLVNLENYGNTSAASLVVTLDESMKEGRIKRGEKVMFTAFGAGMTLGALLYEA, encoded by the coding sequence ATGGCAATAATTAACGGATATCCCGTGAAGATCGCGGGAACCGGGAAATATATCCCGGAAAAGGTAATGACTAATTTTGATTTTGAGAAGTTCCTTGACACCAGCGACGAATGGATACAGAGCCGCACCGGCATCAAGAAGCGTCACATCGCCGCGGATGATGAAAGATGCAGCGACCTTGCCTATAAGGCTGGGCTGGCGGCGCTGGCGGATGCAGGGCTGCAGCCGGACGATCTGGACCTTATAATTGTCGCTACGGATACGCCCGACACCTATTGTCCATGTACCTCGGCTAAGGTGCAGGGCAAGCTGGGCGCTAATAATGCTGGTGCCTACGATGTCCTGGCCGGTTGTACGGGCAGCCTCACAGCGATGCTGACGGCGATCGGCGGTGTCGCGAGCGGCGTCTGGAACAACGTGCTCGTCATTGGCGCGGAAGATTTTGCAAGTGTCCTTGACTGGAATGACCGTTCGACCTGTATTCTCTTCGGCGACGGCGCGGGCGCGTGCATCCTTACGCGTTCGGAGGAGGGCGGTCCCCGCTTTGTCTCCGGCGAAATAGTGGCCGACGGCAACAAATACGACTTGATAACGATAGACAAAGAAGAAGGTACCCCCTCGCCGGTGCTGCGTATGAAAGGTTCCGAAGTGTTCCGTTTCGTCAATACACACCTGCCGCCTTTCCTCAAGAACTTCTGTGAAAAATCAGGGGTAACTCCGGCGGAGGTGGATTTCTGGGTGCTGCATCAGGCCAACACGCGGATCATCGACGGACTCTTCAAGCGTCTCGGCGTTTCCACCGACCGTACCCTCGTCAATTTGGAAAATTATGGAAATACATCCGCCGCCTCTCTGGTAGTGACCCTTGATGAATCGATGAAAGAGGGCCGCATAAAGAGAGGGGAGAAGGTAATGTTTACTGCCTTCGGCGCGGGGATGACCCTGGGAGCGCTGCTCTACGAGGCGTAA